From the genome of Ptychodera flava strain L36383 chromosome 22, AS_Pfla_20210202, whole genome shotgun sequence, one region includes:
- the LOC139122784 gene encoding uncharacterized protein translates to MDNVHRKRVPELRQFLSERGITCSNTRKDRLIQLVLLATELDVRPLEPDDHEISSKRRRTVADDRDPANAVTLPDPMAITRWSSDLHSLPAVEIADILIYLLDKCDWTRERLSNYRNDNGFLLFRDGHIIDLKIHRIANTEYIYVMSDCVRETSQREQPYRTWFLMKTNSKIISGGCNCVAEHGTCKHCVALLFSINDFDTRHKDRSTQVGTDVPCKWDKPRKESKPMEIDDIDIRKNKSELDKPKPTMSNYYPGAIRDDEEKKIFDMKLAKEMYEIADDDSCWKRMLDPLPAVDVQKPKTVLQIGNSFNAYNDGNFISYLSESVTKADIDFISTLTSDQRDCEDWFLYRQGRITASIAHDILHMKETQDLNNYIVQKIMSGSHRAIPSTHIDFGIKHEPVAKHLYYEQYKALHKKVNFEDVGLIISSDKPYLSSSPDGRVSCACCGTGLCEIKCSSKHRNIFPCDIPNIDPKYHVYLDVDGKVCLRKSSKWYTQIQVQLATCKLQWCDFVLFTRKSISIERIHFDETFWKTTEVKLTTFYKNFIVPNVLS, encoded by the exons ATGGACAACGTTCATCGGAAGCGAGTTCCTGAACTCAGACAATTTTTGTCTGAGCGAGGAATAACATGCAGTAACACCCGGAAAGACAGACTTATTCAGCTAGTACTGCTAGCAACAGAACTAGATGTTCGCCCTTTAGAGCCTGACGATCACGAAATTTCGAGCAAAAGGCGCCGGACAGTAGCAGACGATCGAGATCCCGCCAATGCTGTCACTTTGCCGGACCCGATGGCGATTACGAGGTGGTCGAGTGACCTTCATTCTCTTCCAGCGGtagaaattgccgatattttgatttatttattggACAAATGTGACTGGACACGGGAAAGGCTCAGTAATTATCGGAACGATAATGGATTTCTGCTGTTCAGGGATGGACACATCATTGATTTGAAAATCCACCGGATCGCAAACACGGAATACATCTATGTTATGTCAGACTGTGTACGCGAAACATCACAGCGTGAACAACCATATCGTACATGGTTTCTTATGAAGACGAACTCCAAAATCATCTCTGGTGGCTGCAATTGCGTAGC TGAGCATGGAACATGCAAACATTGTGTTGCGTTATTGTTCAGCATCAATGACTTCGACACACGCCACAAAGACAGAAGTACTCAAGTTGGTACAGATGTTCCTTGTAAATGGGATAAACCCAGAAAAGAGTCAAAGCCTATGGAAATTGATGACATTGATATCAGAAAGAATAAGTCAGAACTTGATAAACCAAAACCAACCATGTCAAACTATTATCCAGGTGCTATTCGAGATGacgaggaaaaaaaaatctttgacaTGAAGTTAGCAAAAGAAATGTATGAAATAGCAGATGATGATTCATGCTGGAAGAGGATGCTAGATCCACTTCCAGCAGTTGATGTACAAAAACCAAAAACAGTTCTTCAGATAGGCAACTCATTTAATGCTTACAATGATGGCAATTTCATTAGCTATTTGAGTGAATCTGTGACAAAAGCTGatattgatttcatttcaaCACTGACATCTGATCAGAGAGATTGTGAGGATTGGTTTTTGTACAGACAAGGGCGAATTACAGCTAGCATTGCACATGACATTCTTCACATGAAAGAAACCCAAGATTTGAATAATTACATAGTCCAAAAAATCATGTCTGGAAGTCACAGGGCTATACCATCAACCCACATTGATTTTGGTATTAAACATGAGCCTGTTGCTAAGCATTTGTACTATGAACAATACAAAGCGTTGcacaaaaaagtaaactttgAAGATGTTGGTTTAATCATAAGTTCTGACAAGCCATATCTCAGTTCAAGTCCTGATGGGAGAGTGTCATGTGCATGCTGTGGGACAGGTCTGTGTGAAATCAAATGCTCCAGTAAACATCGAAATATATTTCCATGTGATATACCAAACATTGATCCTAAATACCATGTATATTTGGATGTAGATGGTAAAGTATGTTTGAGGAAGTCATCAAAGTGGTATACCCAGATACAAGTGCAGCTTGCTACATGTAAACTACAATGGTGTGACTTTGTACTGTTTACGAGAAAATCTATTTCAATAGAGAGAAttcattttgatgaaactttctggaAAACCACTGAAGTAAAACTTACCACCTTTTATAAGAATTTCATTGTACCTAATGTTCTCAGTTAA
- the LOC139122785 gene encoding uncharacterized protein, with protein sequence MVNWFCAAPNCTISLRKKKNVAKYPGLRDVTFHAFPTEKHRRLRQQWISMMRRKDDWSPNNYSRVSSRHFLSNKGPTNEFPVPVLFDYNNWKQPITVRSTGVITKLSQHRDRQDRSESADEDVCDIPITEVDMVVDDLYDGVGYEIQLGSDDTPSKMYSAVKCADVCESPSSEHDYICVVGDTTVKANLSGVSRTRVMPMSGGTHKRHAVPCEDNKYSMGVPKHCKMTVTCDRETQTDLTGEQISDMSEVASRFNDKDVLRRDLLLEKVFESDKSVQNYTGFPNRKSLDGFFGILDKAETYLKYWSSSNSSENKKYQRQGKKPGPKRKLTKYQEYILTLIRLRLGLVAFFVADLFGVSKTRISQIFTTWISYMAAVFENLPWPSRSQIDKYMPPSFKRDFPRTRTVIDCTEFFIDKPRTPKAQITTYSSYKSHNTYKCLVGVTPDGGFNFISRLWGGNVSDKYITEKSGILDLIEPGDCIMADRGFNIHEMLLDRGAKLIIPPFTRKCFRGKGKRLNVKEIIASRKIARLRIHVERAIGRMKNFHMLSQILPLSMKSITNQMVQVAGGICNFLPPLLRK encoded by the exons ATGGTGAACTGGTTTTGCGCTGCCCCTAACTGTACTATTAGTTTGCGCAAAAAGAAGAACGTTGCTAAGTATCCTGGATTGCGTGACGTAACTTTTCATGCTTTCCCAACTGAAAAGCATCGTCGACTTCGCCAGCAATGGATTTCTATGATGCGCCGTAAGGATGACTGGTCACCCAACAACTATTCCCGCGTCTCTTCTAGACATTTTCTAAGTAATAAGGGGCCGACCAACGAGTTCCCAGTTCCAGTGCTCTTTGACTATAACAACTGGAAACAACCTATCACGGTGCGTTCCACTGGTGTGATCACGAAGCTCTCACAACATCGCGATCGGCAAGATCGATCAGagtctgccgatgaggatgtcTGCGATATACCGATAACGGAAGTGGACATGGTCGTAGACGATCTCTACGATGGCGTTGGTTATGAAATTCAGTTAGGATCAGACGATACTCCTTCCA AAATGTACTCTGCTGTAAAATGTGCTGATGTGTGTGAATCACCCAGCAGTGAACATGACTACATCTGTGTGGTTGGTGATACAACAGTTAAAGCAAACTTGAGTGGCGTTTCAAGGACTAGAGTGATGCCCATGTCAGGAGGAACACATAAACGACATGCTGTGCCATGTGAAGATAACAAGTATTCTATGGGCGTACCTAAACACTGTAAAATGACAGTAACTTGTGATCGTGAAACACAGACAGATTTGACAGGAGAACAAATCAGTGATATGTCTGAAGTTGCAAGTAGATTTAATGACAAAGATGTACTACGGCGGGATTTGCTCCTTGAGAAAGTGTTTGAATCGGACAAATCAGTACAAAACTATACAGGATTTCCAAATCGAAAGTCACTGGATGGTTTCTTTGGTATTCTAGATAAGGCTGAAACGTATTTGAAATACTGGAGTAGTAGCAACAGTTCTGAGAACAAAAAGTATCAAAGGCAGGGCAAAAAACCAGGGCCAAAACGAAAACTAACAAAATATCAGGAATATATTTTAACTTTAATACGGTTACGCTTAGGGTTGGTGGCTTTCTTTGTAGCTGATCTGTTTGGTGTTTCAAAAACACGTAtatctcaaatatttacaacatgGATTTCATATATGGCAGCAGTATTTGAAAATCTTCCTTGGCCGAGTCGATCACAAATTGATAAATATATGCCCCCATCATTTAAACGAGATTTCCCTAGGACTAGAACTGTTATTGATTGTACAGAATTTTTTATTGATAAGCCACGAACACCCAAAGCCCAAATTACAACATATAGTAGCTATAAGTCTCACAATACATACAAGTGTCTTGTTGGTGTTACACCTGATGGtggttttaattttatttccagGTTGTGGGGGGGCAATGTTTCTGATAAGTACATAACTGAAAAGAGTGGCATTCTAGATTTAATTGAACCTGGTGACTGTATAATGGCCGACAGGGGATTTAATATCCATGAAATGCTTCTTGATCGTGGAGCAAAGTTAATAATCCCACCTTTCACTCGTAAGTGTTTCAGGGGAAAGGGAAAGCGACTGAATGTTAAGGAGATCATTGCATCTAGGAAAATTGCTAGATTGAGGATCCACGTTGAGAGGGCCATTGGGCGAATGAAAAATTTCCATATGCTTTCACAAATATTACCCTTGTCTATGAAAAGTATAACAAATCAAATGGTCCAAGTTGCTGGTGGGATATGTAATTTTCTTCCCCCTCTTTTGCGCAAATAG